From a region of the Mercurialis annua linkage group LG1-X, ddMerAnnu1.2, whole genome shotgun sequence genome:
- the LOC126665677 gene encoding uncharacterized protein LOC126665677, with translation MSVSLTVMTFNLYEDQPPDSPNSWQNRRDLCISVITSYSPVILCTQQGVKSQLDYIQQCLPGYDQFGISRKGSEDTSDEHCTIFYDKEKVELVEGGTFWLSDSPSVPGSISWGAAAPCIATWSTFQLKGVEPPGFSFQIVNTNMDELSPRSRRRSALLTWQHIASLPPSLPVVYCGGFNTQKESTTGRFLLGRSREHGVVGDMRDVWSNARARKNSSLIRTYHGFKGNKQGALEFFKLILRALCLCWDRQTQDLHVDWVLFRGRSLIPSLCEVVNDNIDGYYPSSHYPIFVEFTLPRSVRLLEPPPTQDDH, from the exons ATGAGTGTTTCTTTGACTGTTATGACTTTTAATCTTTATGAAGATCAGCCTCCAGATAGCCCTAATTCTTGGCAAAACAGACGGGATTTGTGTATCAGTGTTATTACCAGTTACTCTCCCGTCATTCTTTGTACTCAACAAG GTGTGAAATCCCAGTTGGATTATATTCAGCAGTGCTTGCCAG GTTATGATCAGTTTGGAATATCAAGAAAAGGATCCGAAGACACTTCAGATGAGCACTGCACCATCTTCTATGACAAGGAGAAG GTAGAGCTGGTAGAAGGTGGAACATTTTGGTTATCAGATTCACCATCTGTCCCTGGAAGCATTTCCTGGGGGGCTGCAGCTCCATGTATAGCAACATGGTCGA CATTCCAATTAAAAGGAGTTGAGCCACCGGGCTTTTCTTTTCAGATAGTGAATACAAACATGGATGAACTTAGTCCTCGCTCCCGTAGACGAAGCGCTTTACTCACTTGGCAGCATATTGCATCCTTGCCTCCAAGTTTGCCTGTTGTATACTGTGGCGGATTTAATACACAGAAGGAATCAACTACAGGACGTTTTCTTCTTGGGAGATCAAG AGAACATGGTGTGGTGGGAGATATGAGAGATGTGTGGTCCAATGCTCGAGCTAGAAAAAATAGCTCCCTCATTCGCACGTATCATGGTTTTAAAG GTAACAAGCAAGGCGCTCTCGAGTTTTTCAAGTTGATACTAAGAGCACTCTGCCTCTGTTGGGATCGCCAAACTCAGGATCTGCATGTGGATTGGGTCCTTTTTAGAGGTAGATCTCTCATCCCTTCCTTGTGTGAAGTGGTGAATGACAATATTGACGGGTACTATCCTTCCTCTCATTATCCAATATTTGTTGAGTTTACGCTTCCTCGTTCTGTGAGACTACTTGAACCACCTCCTACTCAAGACGATCACTAA